A single Verrucomicrobiota bacterium DNA region contains:
- a CDS encoding phosphoglucosamine mutase, translated as MSVSKKIFGTDGVRGIANIEPVTAETALKLGRAAAHVFKNIETQARGHGRHKIVIGKDTRLSGYMIENALSSGILSMGVDVLFIGPLPTPGVAYVTRSLRADAGIVITASHNPYADNGIKFFRADGYKLDEKIEAEVEDLVFSGRIEDIRPTAEDVGKAVRIDDALGRYIEFAKASFPRGMTLDEMRVVVDCAHGAAYKSTPCVLRELGADVIVFGNQPDGKNINKDCGSMHPQHFCAKVREFRADVGIAHDGDADRVLMCDESGNLVDGDDIMAIAALDLLAQGALAKNTLVGTVMSNAGLGAAIASAGGNLIRTAVGDKNVIDEMLRGGFNFGGEQSGHLIFRDHSTTGDGLVAALQLLRIMRATGKPLSQLAKCWTRFPQLVTNIVVREKKPFDQLDGVAQLVAEAEAAMKSHGGRLLLRYSGTEPKARLLLEGRDAKALEKWSQKIGETIKKQIGA; from the coding sequence ATGAGTGTCTCAAAAAAAATCTTCGGCACGGACGGCGTCCGGGGCATCGCCAACATCGAACCCGTCACTGCGGAAACCGCGTTGAAGCTCGGCCGCGCGGCCGCCCACGTTTTCAAAAACATCGAAACTCAGGCGCGCGGCCACGGGCGACACAAAATCGTCATCGGCAAAGACACACGCCTCTCCGGTTACATGATCGAGAACGCGCTCTCTTCCGGCATTCTTTCGATGGGCGTGGACGTGCTGTTCATCGGGCCGCTGCCCACGCCGGGCGTGGCCTACGTGACTCGCAGCTTGCGCGCGGATGCCGGCATCGTCATCACCGCGTCGCACAATCCCTACGCCGACAACGGCATCAAGTTTTTCCGCGCCGATGGTTACAAGCTGGACGAGAAGATCGAAGCCGAGGTCGAGGACCTGGTTTTCAGCGGCCGCATCGAAGACATCCGCCCCACGGCCGAGGACGTTGGCAAGGCCGTGCGTATTGACGACGCGCTGGGCCGCTACATCGAGTTCGCCAAGGCCAGTTTCCCGCGCGGCATGACGCTCGATGAGATGCGCGTCGTCGTGGATTGCGCGCACGGTGCGGCCTACAAATCCACCCCATGCGTCCTGCGCGAACTGGGCGCGGACGTCATCGTTTTCGGCAATCAGCCCGATGGGAAAAACATCAACAAGGACTGCGGCTCGATGCATCCGCAACATTTCTGCGCGAAGGTCCGCGAATTTCGCGCCGACGTGGGCATCGCGCATGACGGCGACGCCGATCGTGTGCTGATGTGCGACGAGAGCGGCAATCTGGTTGACGGCGACGACATCATGGCCATCGCCGCGCTGGATTTGCTGGCGCAAGGCGCGCTCGCCAAAAACACCCTCGTCGGCACCGTGATGAGCAATGCGGGGCTTGGTGCGGCGATTGCCTCGGCGGGCGGGAACCTCATCCGGACCGCCGTGGGCGACAAGAACGTAATTGATGAAATGCTGCGCGGCGGATTCAACTTTGGCGGCGAGCAAAGCGGCCACCTGATTTTCCGCGACCACAGCACGACCGGCGACGGTCTGGTGGCCGCGTTGCAATTGCTCCGCATCATGCGCGCGACGGGCAAACCGCTCAGCCAGCTCGCGAAATGCTGGACGCGTTTCCCGCAACTGGTCACCAACATCGTGGTGCGCGAAAAGAAACCGTTCGACCAGCTTGACGGTGTGGCGCAACTCGTCGCTGAAGCCGAAGCTGCAATGAAGTCCCACGGTGGACGCCTCCTGCTGCGTTACTCTGGCACTGAACCCAAAGCGCGGCTCTTGCTTGAAGGCCGCGACGCCAAAGCGCTCGAAAAGTGGTCGCAGAAAATCGGTGAGACGATTAAGAAGCAGATTGGCGCTTGA